A portion of the Hymenobacter gelipurpurascens genome contains these proteins:
- the moeB gene encoding molybdopterin-synthase adenylyltransferase MoeB yields MLTSEERQIYRRHLQLPEIGEEGQLRLKNARVLVVGAGGLGCPVLQYLAAAGVGTLGIVDADKVEASNLQRQILYGPADLGQLKAEAASRAVRRINPLVHTEVHTCRATLGNVRALVENYDVVVDGSDNFPTRYLLNDACVSLGKPLVSGAIYKFEGQVSVFNFRGGPTYRCLFPQPPAADEAPNCDATGVLGVLPGLVGTAQATEALKVVLGIGQVLSGRLWMLDVLTFQTRFLNFARRPDHAPINLDTANPADYADYCGAGVNAVSVRELQEMLASEHPPFLLDVREPDEYAAGHIFGATLLPLSSLEKGVAAVPRHHPVVVYCRSGSRSARAIEQLQTKFGFSNLLNLDGGILAWEEQAVDA; encoded by the coding sequence ATGCTCACTTCCGAAGAACGCCAGATCTATCGTCGCCATCTGCAACTGCCCGAAATAGGGGAGGAAGGCCAGCTGCGTCTCAAAAATGCCCGCGTGTTGGTGGTGGGTGCCGGAGGCCTGGGCTGCCCGGTGCTGCAGTATCTGGCGGCGGCCGGAGTGGGCACGCTGGGCATTGTAGATGCCGACAAGGTGGAGGCCAGCAACCTGCAGCGCCAAATCCTGTACGGCCCCGCCGACCTGGGCCAGTTGAAAGCCGAAGCCGCCAGTCGGGCCGTGCGGCGCATCAACCCGCTGGTACACACAGAGGTGCATACGTGCCGCGCCACCCTCGGGAATGTGCGGGCCTTGGTAGAAAATTACGATGTGGTGGTAGATGGCTCCGATAACTTCCCGACCCGCTACCTGCTCAATGATGCCTGCGTAAGCCTTGGCAAGCCCTTGGTTTCGGGGGCTATCTACAAGTTTGAGGGCCAGGTTTCGGTATTCAATTTCCGGGGCGGGCCCACGTACCGCTGCCTGTTTCCGCAGCCGCCGGCGGCCGACGAAGCGCCTAACTGCGACGCAACCGGCGTGCTGGGCGTGCTGCCCGGCCTAGTAGGCACGGCCCAGGCCACCGAAGCCCTGAAGGTGGTGCTGGGCATTGGGCAGGTGCTTTCGGGAAGGCTCTGGATGCTGGATGTGCTCACGTTTCAGACCCGGTTCCTGAACTTTGCCCGCCGCCCCGACCATGCGCCTATCAACCTGGATACGGCTAACCCCGCCGACTACGCCGACTATTGTGGCGCGGGCGTGAATGCCGTATCAGTACGGGAGCTGCAGGAGATGCTGGCCTCGGAGCACCCGCCGTTTCTGCTGGATGTGCGGGAGCCCGATGAATACGCCGCCGGCCACATCTTCGGGGCTACTTTGCTGCCGCTGAGCAGCCTGGAGAAGGGCGTCGCGGCGGTGCCCCGGCATCATCCGGTGGTGGTGTATTGCCGTTCCGGCTCCCGCAGTGCCCGCGCTATCGAGCAGCTTCAAACCAAGTTCGGCTTCTCCAACCTACTCAACCTCGATGGAGGAATACTGGCCTGGGAAGAGCAGGCCGTAGATGCGTAG
- the fdhD gene encoding formate dehydrogenase accessory sulfurtransferase FdhD: MSAPVFLPPTSYDYVTVHKVQGTEITEASDVLAAEEPLEIRVGYGPVGHREHRTLSITMRTPGHDFELAAGFLLTEGIIRNRQELQGVIYCPDVEKEEERENVVRAELAPGAALDLPRLERHFYTSSSCGVCGKTSIEAVHASSCPVLPNNGPHVAAAVIHQLPERQRAAQALFEQTGGLHAAALFSPEGELLLLREDVGRHNALDKVIGAALLQELLPLHNSVLLVSGRASFELVQKAAVAGIPVLAAVGAPSSLAVSAARDFGMTLCGFVRQGRYNVYCHEWRISM, encoded by the coding sequence GTGTCTGCTCCTGTTTTCCTGCCTCCTACCAGCTACGATTACGTGACCGTGCACAAAGTGCAGGGCACCGAAATAACGGAAGCCTCCGATGTGCTGGCCGCCGAAGAGCCCCTGGAAATACGGGTGGGCTACGGCCCCGTAGGCCACCGAGAGCACCGCACGCTCTCCATCACCATGCGCACCCCGGGCCACGACTTTGAGCTGGCCGCCGGCTTCTTGCTGACGGAAGGCATTATCCGGAATCGGCAGGAGCTGCAGGGCGTCATCTATTGTCCCGATGTAGAGAAAGAAGAGGAGCGCGAAAACGTAGTGCGCGCCGAGCTGGCCCCCGGTGCGGCCCTAGACCTGCCGCGCCTGGAGCGCCACTTTTATACCAGCAGCAGCTGCGGCGTGTGCGGCAAAACCAGCATTGAGGCGGTGCATGCTTCTTCCTGCCCGGTGTTGCCCAACAACGGGCCGCACGTAGCTGCGGCCGTTATTCATCAGTTGCCGGAGCGGCAACGAGCGGCGCAGGCGCTGTTTGAGCAGACGGGTGGCCTACACGCCGCCGCCCTGTTCTCGCCGGAAGGTGAGCTGTTGTTGCTGCGCGAAGATGTAGGCCGGCACAATGCCCTCGACAAAGTGATTGGGGCGGCGCTGCTGCAGGAGCTGCTGCCGCTGCACAACTCGGTGCTGCTGGTAAGTGGGCGGGCATCGTTTGAGCTGGTGCAGAAGGCGGCCGTGGCGGGCATTCCGGTGCTGGCCGCCGTGGGGGCTCCTTCCTCGCTGGCGGTATCGGCGGCCCGCGACTTTGGCATGACGCTTTGCGGCTTCGTGCGGCAGGGACGCTACAACGTGTACTGCCACGAGTGGCGCATTTCTATGTAG
- a CDS encoding DUF7009 family protein, which produces MKLRLEDNTLRLRLSPEEVAEFSRLGRLQTVVPLGLNPQDRLVYTLERNEAILGTAPVVRYGAGALAVQVPAAVADEWTSTAEVSLRGTTDVADNQVLHILVEKDLGCKH; this is translated from the coding sequence ATGAAACTTCGTCTCGAAGACAACACCCTCCGCCTGCGCCTTTCCCCAGAAGAAGTTGCCGAATTTAGCCGACTAGGCCGGTTGCAAACGGTGGTTCCGCTAGGCCTCAACCCCCAGGACCGGCTGGTGTACACCCTAGAGCGCAATGAGGCCATCTTGGGCACCGCGCCCGTGGTGCGCTACGGCGCTGGGGCGCTGGCTGTACAGGTGCCGGCAGCCGTAGCCGACGAGTGGACTTCTACGGCTGAAGTAAGCCTGCGTGGCACCACCGATGTGGCTGATAACCAAGTATTACATATTTTGGTAGAGAAAGACCTCGGCTGCAAACACTAG
- a CDS encoding FdhF/YdeP family oxidoreductase produces MEESPKSDPGKAGKTEQQGAEANVPKSGERSDQGNAPAPDHYRPDPQHDRDESNIKAPDVANAKYQHPILAQPPEALTGLELSEPAKIAAGVTAVLKSMEFSWKEGGLDRGTRGLLNMNQKDGFDCSSCAWPDPDDHRSVAEFCENGAKATASDADDKAAGPEFFAKYSLAQLSQMTDRDQNNAGRLTHPMVKRPGDNHYSPIAWPEAFKIIADELNALDSPNEALFYTSGKVPNEPAFLFQLFAKQFGTNNLPDCSNMCHESSGAALSPTLGLGKGSVTLNDIYDAEVILIIGQNPGTNHPRMLSALQKAKRNGAKIIAVNPLLEAGLNHFKNPQDFMNPLRALGALMGNGTQITDLFLQVRVDGDMALLRGIMKHLFEAEDVNPGQVVDRPFIEKYTTGFESFEQNIRNTSWQDIEELSGISRAQLLEAANMLATKQKIITCWAMGVTQQRQGVQTIQEIVNLHLMKGAIGKPGAGTCPVRGHSNVQGDRTMGVWEQPTKEFQDSLGKEFNFQPPYEHGYDTVEAIKAMYKGKTKVYFGLGGNLLAAGPDTEVIAEGMRKQKLTVFVGTKLNRGHLTTGETSLLLPCFTHADVDMQKSGHQMTSCENSMGVVSQNKGVLVPLEGQMMSEVAILAGVAIATLGERTNIADWVAMTENYDVIRDHISRVIPGFENFNEKLRRPGGFYLPNGPRERKFTTKNGMANFTTTELKMYQRELEPDQLVLMTVRSHDQFNTTIYDYNDRYRGIQGERRVLFMNAQDMAERSIKAKDLIDITSHFKGEQRTVEKFVAVPYDIPKGNVAAYFPEANPLVPISSVAKTSNTPTSKYVVVTVVPAHKTVGAPVEIRMTAEA; encoded by the coding sequence ATGGAAGAGTCACCAAAGTCTGACCCCGGCAAAGCCGGCAAAACTGAACAGCAAGGCGCCGAAGCGAATGTCCCGAAAAGCGGTGAGAGGAGCGACCAAGGCAATGCCCCTGCCCCCGACCACTACCGCCCGGACCCCCAGCACGACCGCGACGAAAGCAACATAAAAGCCCCCGATGTGGCCAACGCAAAATATCAGCACCCCATTCTGGCGCAGCCGCCGGAGGCCCTCACTGGCCTAGAGCTAAGTGAGCCCGCCAAAATAGCCGCCGGCGTCACGGCTGTACTTAAATCAATGGAGTTCAGCTGGAAGGAAGGTGGCCTAGACCGAGGCACCCGCGGCCTGCTGAACATGAACCAGAAAGATGGCTTCGACTGCTCCAGCTGCGCCTGGCCCGACCCGGACGACCATCGCTCCGTAGCCGAGTTCTGCGAGAACGGCGCCAAGGCTACGGCTTCTGATGCCGACGACAAAGCCGCCGGCCCCGAGTTCTTCGCCAAGTATAGCCTGGCCCAGCTCTCCCAGATGACGGACCGCGACCAGAACAACGCCGGCCGCCTCACGCACCCGATGGTGAAGCGCCCCGGCGACAACCACTATTCTCCCATTGCCTGGCCCGAGGCGTTCAAGATTATTGCCGATGAGCTGAATGCGCTGGACTCGCCTAATGAGGCCCTGTTCTATACCTCCGGCAAAGTGCCGAACGAGCCGGCGTTCCTGTTCCAGCTTTTCGCCAAGCAGTTCGGTACCAACAACCTGCCCGACTGCTCCAACATGTGCCACGAGAGCAGCGGTGCCGCCCTCAGCCCTACGCTAGGCCTAGGCAAAGGCTCCGTGACGCTCAATGACATTTATGACGCGGAGGTTATCCTGATTATTGGGCAGAACCCTGGCACCAACCACCCGCGCATGCTCTCGGCGCTGCAGAAAGCCAAGCGCAACGGGGCCAAAATCATTGCCGTCAATCCGCTGCTGGAAGCTGGCCTGAACCACTTCAAGAACCCGCAGGATTTCATGAACCCGCTGCGGGCCCTGGGCGCCCTCATGGGCAACGGCACCCAAATCACGGACCTGTTCCTGCAGGTGCGTGTAGATGGCGACATGGCCCTGCTGCGCGGCATCATGAAGCACCTGTTTGAGGCCGAGGATGTGAATCCCGGCCAAGTAGTAGACCGCCCGTTCATTGAGAAGTACACCACGGGCTTCGAGTCGTTTGAGCAGAATATCCGCAATACATCCTGGCAGGATATTGAGGAGCTGAGCGGCATCTCGCGGGCCCAGCTGCTTGAGGCGGCCAATATGCTGGCTACCAAGCAGAAGATCATTACCTGCTGGGCCATGGGCGTTACGCAGCAGCGCCAGGGTGTGCAAACCATCCAGGAAATTGTGAACCTGCACTTGATGAAAGGCGCCATTGGCAAGCCCGGCGCAGGCACCTGCCCCGTACGCGGCCACTCCAACGTGCAAGGCGACCGGACCATGGGCGTGTGGGAGCAGCCTACCAAGGAGTTCCAGGATTCGCTGGGCAAGGAATTCAACTTCCAGCCGCCCTATGAACATGGCTACGATACGGTAGAAGCCATCAAGGCCATGTACAAAGGCAAAACCAAGGTCTACTTCGGGCTTGGTGGCAACCTGCTGGCCGCTGGCCCCGACACGGAGGTTATTGCCGAAGGCATGCGCAAGCAGAAGCTGACGGTATTTGTAGGCACCAAGCTCAACCGCGGCCATCTCACCACCGGCGAAACCAGCCTGCTGCTGCCCTGCTTCACGCACGCTGATGTGGACATGCAGAAGTCGGGACACCAGATGACCTCCTGTGAGAACTCCATGGGCGTGGTCAGCCAGAACAAAGGCGTGCTGGTGCCGCTGGAAGGCCAGATGATGAGCGAAGTAGCCATTCTGGCGGGCGTGGCCATTGCGACCCTCGGGGAGCGGACCAACATCGCCGACTGGGTAGCCATGACGGAGAACTACGACGTTATCCGGGACCATATTTCGCGGGTGATTCCGGGCTTCGAGAACTTCAATGAGAAGCTGCGCCGCCCCGGCGGGTTCTACCTGCCCAATGGCCCCCGCGAGCGGAAGTTCACGACCAAGAACGGCATGGCGAACTTCACGACGACCGAACTGAAGATGTACCAGCGCGAGCTGGAGCCAGACCAACTGGTGCTGATGACGGTGCGCTCCCACGACCAGTTCAACACCACCATCTACGATTACAATGACCGGTACCGGGGCATTCAGGGCGAGCGGCGTGTGCTGTTCATGAACGCCCAGGACATGGCCGAGCGGAGCATCAAAGCCAAGGACCTGATTGATATCACGAGCCACTTCAAGGGTGAGCAGCGCACCGTGGAGAAGTTCGTGGCCGTGCCTTATGATATTCCGAAGGGCAACGTGGCAGCTTACTTCCCGGAGGCCAACCCGTTGGTTCCTATTTCCAGTGTGGCCAAAACCAGTAATACGCCTACCTCCAAGTATGTGGTAGTGACGGTAGTGCCCGCCCACAAAACCGTGGGCGCACCCGTAGAAATCCGGATGACTGCCGAGGCTTAG
- a CDS encoding BLUF domain-containing protein has product MHQLIYMSTATHLLTDEELQELLERARANNARFAVTGLLLYHEGRFMQLIEGPVNNVRTLYEYIEQDPRHTDTAKLADKEVAERTFPEWDMAFRPIQPQDFASRPGFVLPEHIVLPEQGLSGADMLLLRVMQEHMLRGAV; this is encoded by the coding sequence ATGCACCAGCTGATTTATATGAGTACCGCCACCCATCTGCTGACGGATGAGGAGCTACAGGAACTGCTGGAGCGGGCCCGCGCCAACAACGCCAGATTTGCGGTTACGGGCCTACTACTGTACCATGAGGGCCGGTTTATGCAGCTCATTGAAGGGCCGGTAAACAATGTAAGAACGCTCTACGAGTACATTGAGCAGGACCCGCGCCATACGGATACGGCCAAACTGGCCGATAAAGAAGTAGCGGAACGGACCTTCCCTGAGTGGGACATGGCCTTCCGGCCCATTCAGCCGCAGGATTTTGCCTCCCGGCCCGGGTTTGTATTGCCTGAACATATTGTGCTGCCCGAACAAGGCCTGAGCGGAGCTGATATGCTGCTGCTGAGAGTGATGCAGGAGCACATGCTGCGCGGGGCGGTGTAG
- the tamL gene encoding translocation and assembly module lipoprotein TamL: MSQHQPFSPHHTEAAELDRLVPPLPSRRGLGNRVRQGAALLGLSVLAACSGLKYIPEGSKLYTGSTVKVKSDNPIPRKAEITTELESVITPKPNASILGQRPKLYFWHLGEGKTKGLGHWLANKYGEKPVLLSQVDTQKVKGLMVNRLYNNGYFKPTVHSKIQIKGNAASVDYTATVNKPYTIKEIHFPEGDSLLPSAIRATQPASLLKVGDAYNLQTFTNERTRIDAALKNNGYYYFAPDYILFQVDSTLDNQVNVYLKVKEKTPQRAAKPYVMNRIRLNTDYSLNDTTLNDRPIRYKGYQYFPSEDVFTAKSITNATFLYPDSVYRRRRQDQTLSRLMSLGVFRFVDIGFRPARAKADSAGYGFLNSYVRMTQVAKKSLRAEVLLVSKENGFVGPGFQVQFRNRSALRGAEQLVVNVTGSFENQTRSNSNTIGLTSYELGVDAQLQIPRLITPPLPFLDVRLTNSDFQPRTFIGGGIKRVERRDAFQQDLFNLNYGYTWKTKLTNEQTLRPIDIQYLKLGNTSAAFDSLLEQRPFLANSFRQQFILASSYRYTYNQQALEQRRNQVYFSGGIELAGNLAYLYSSLTGQKKTELPTGDQAYALAGQEFAQYTKVDLEFRNYFRTSANPTSGNKIATRVLIGAGVPYKNSSVLPYLKQYGIGGPNSVRAFPARGIGPGTYRTPISREGSYFYDQVGDLRFEANAEYRQDLFPYVKGALFVDAGNIWLVNGDDSRQTADTEGNPDGKNGQFAFNSFLKELAVGAGAGIRVDVQFFVIRLDYAYPLRLPYSNKEVIRPSLNNTYRVQPTTGRLNIAIGYPF, translated from the coding sequence ATGTCACAGCATCAGCCCTTCTCTCCACACCATACGGAAGCCGCCGAGTTAGATCGTCTGGTTCCTCCTCTCCCGAGCCGGAGGGGGCTGGGGAACAGGGTGCGCCAGGGAGCGGCGCTGCTAGGCCTATCGGTGCTGGCGGCCTGCTCCGGCCTTAAGTACATTCCGGAAGGCAGCAAGCTCTATACCGGCAGCACCGTGAAGGTGAAGTCTGACAACCCCATTCCGCGTAAGGCTGAAATCACGACGGAGCTGGAAAGCGTGATTACGCCCAAGCCCAACGCCTCCATTCTGGGCCAGCGCCCCAAGCTGTATTTCTGGCACCTCGGCGAGGGCAAGACCAAGGGCCTAGGCCACTGGTTGGCTAATAAATATGGCGAGAAGCCCGTGCTGCTCAGTCAGGTAGATACCCAGAAGGTGAAGGGCCTGATGGTGAACCGGCTCTACAACAACGGCTACTTCAAGCCTACAGTACACAGCAAAATCCAGATCAAGGGCAATGCCGCCAGCGTCGATTACACGGCCACGGTGAACAAGCCCTACACCATCAAGGAAATCCATTTTCCGGAAGGCGACTCCCTGCTTCCCAGTGCTATTCGGGCTACGCAGCCTGCTTCGTTGCTGAAGGTGGGCGATGCGTACAACCTGCAAACCTTCACCAACGAGCGTACGCGCATTGATGCGGCCCTCAAGAACAATGGCTACTACTATTTCGCCCCCGACTATATTCTGTTTCAGGTAGACAGCACGCTGGATAACCAGGTGAATGTGTACCTGAAGGTGAAGGAAAAGACGCCGCAGCGGGCTGCCAAGCCCTATGTGATGAACCGCATCCGGCTCAACACTGATTATAGTCTCAACGATACCACGCTCAACGACCGGCCTATCCGCTACAAGGGCTATCAGTATTTCCCCAGCGAGGATGTGTTCACGGCTAAATCCATCACCAACGCCACCTTCCTCTACCCCGACAGCGTGTACCGCCGCCGTCGCCAGGATCAGACCCTGAGCCGCCTGATGAGCTTGGGCGTATTCCGGTTCGTGGACATTGGGTTCCGGCCGGCCCGCGCCAAAGCGGACTCGGCGGGCTACGGCTTCCTGAACTCCTATGTACGCATGACCCAGGTCGCCAAGAAAAGCCTGCGGGCCGAGGTACTGCTGGTTAGCAAGGAAAACGGCTTTGTCGGCCCCGGCTTCCAGGTGCAGTTCCGCAACCGCTCCGCACTGCGCGGCGCCGAGCAGCTGGTGGTGAACGTAACGGGCTCCTTTGAGAACCAGACCCGCAGCAACTCCAACACCATCGGCCTCACCAGCTACGAGCTGGGTGTGGATGCGCAGCTGCAGATTCCGAGACTGATTACACCGCCGTTGCCGTTTCTGGATGTGCGCCTGACCAACTCCGATTTCCAGCCGCGCACCTTTATTGGGGGCGGTATCAAGCGGGTAGAGCGCCGCGACGCCTTTCAGCAGGACCTGTTCAACCTGAACTACGGCTACACCTGGAAAACCAAGCTCACGAACGAGCAGACACTGCGGCCCATTGATATTCAGTACCTGAAGCTCGGCAATACGTCGGCGGCTTTTGATTCTCTCCTGGAGCAACGGCCGTTCCTGGCCAACTCCTTCCGGCAGCAGTTTATTCTGGCCAGCTCCTACCGCTATACCTACAACCAGCAGGCCCTGGAGCAGCGCCGCAACCAGGTGTACTTCAGCGGGGGCATTGAGTTGGCCGGTAACCTGGCCTACCTGTACAGCTCGCTCACCGGGCAAAAGAAAACCGAGCTGCCCACCGGCGACCAGGCCTACGCACTGGCCGGCCAGGAGTTTGCCCAGTACACCAAGGTAGATCTGGAATTCCGCAACTACTTCCGCACCAGCGCCAACCCCACCAGCGGCAACAAAATTGCTACCCGCGTCCTGATTGGGGCGGGCGTGCCTTATAAAAACTCCTCGGTGCTGCCCTACCTAAAGCAGTACGGTATTGGTGGCCCCAACAGTGTGCGGGCCTTCCCGGCGCGGGGCATAGGGCCGGGAACATACCGCACCCCCATCTCCCGGGAAGGCAGCTACTTCTACGACCAAGTAGGCGACTTGCGCTTTGAGGCCAACGCCGAATACCGCCAGGATCTGTTCCCCTACGTGAAGGGCGCCTTGTTCGTGGATGCCGGCAATATCTGGCTGGTGAATGGCGACGACAGCCGTCAGACCGCCGACACTGAAGGCAACCCCGATGGCAAAAACGGTCAGTTTGCCTTCAACTCCTTCCTGAAAGAACTGGCCGTAGGCGCCGGCGCCGGCATCAGGGTAGATGTGCAGTTCTTCGTGATTCGACTGGATTACGCGTATCCGCTGCGGTTGCCCTACAGCAATAAGGAAGTGATTCGGCCTAGCCTGAACAATACCTACCGGGTGCAGCCCACTACGGGCCGCCTCAACATTGCCATCGGCTATCCTTTCTAA